One window of the Babesia bovis T2Bo chromosome 2, whole genome shotgun sequence genome contains the following:
- a CDS encoding putative integral membrane protein, which produces MDTVWWNEPSYENVLRFAVCFLIGTSSCLLGGFLNFESYVLLRFAGYGNLEAQGLWFFVKRVYYVVSMIALSLFNVRRLKQCSIFRFSASLSGALLLQTVYLCFCHDPFGHRWVLAFLFFFVSFYSSCLFASFVILCFNMDEKSKITLMMRHMLYFLIGTCLSSYLPRLLLSRRIVSRTLAAARLEGIYTITRHYSAVCTVIAFLTASVISIFYQTESGQHYNALLEMSNEVGFRYFWDVSVIGNTFLCSIGWALSHVCGFAISSFILSVPLSSGLWLVNAYSHVITGIVCFCLFVFYIRDLSSDSDEDWETNDTGLAEGCSPNDRSYLTMVEKKRCFDNRIAKISSSCNFRQPQPWYLLPHGFWSIWEKEDNDLFSCLSVLVTVARCVALTRPSTTSSYDECDSEVKNPTVTNDDITTAKHHLLSAITSFTTKCNIISKNLEGEFIESLPKECPMKALQKKMDAFCKKCKCIKSTWDKHDSADCVDCIYAVNSAASAASILASFHCGSTESSISTEGVTTNDKVAEVTPTMPTVTVAASPSGSPTPIKNVMQFPSQKTLSPAMKSIVEAIKCMVDICVTNVSPLTEVINDSAELDYNKPEFSLSAAGDVLDGSMVVVLVMRTRLCAIEELILLLKCMGGLESTILKVVSKYSTDYVCNPCNVDKLDPKAVCGCSCLLMLCKCYAVLHEIQCSAPTIILQLSIGFESGIIGLSTIRCLILLISCYIQVMRSSVSSDDGNCLCKKENKTCNCCKYSHQLYEILSRWYHDTVRSNNTGDTLLGDAITLLSTILRNSKKSTAKPEDLTALWTNVNYSSEKLDMVDQLLNRPVPISRNFNALSQYIESNKINVPNRCMWCSKKHKGDECKCLYKHIYENGLVDRCTMEIVKGVSNLFGIKENENLSTCFDKMSNCLKDLTEKLEKLCPASTTGKIECINDICSELKTFFRSFSDVQKSNNRKAFCKEQSDNKAILGLLLYNCTIGECHGESTMSTGKSCSNPCCKSLACIISQITKHINGSSEESSPNPVQCTNEDTTGYMGKCIYNKPISTLISECNCSLSMLMNMCSDEKGKETDNRNSISSKLKSLCCKITDVKEQMCSLRECLSWLNCEYNNYCMKLSEVEGVLKERYSKQCETICKLQHYMDENGETYNKAIEDIKDIVKQISQLSAKHGVAVNYIDGNIAKLVNAINQTCDRLNNVDKTLAKCLSGMDAEKRSLLLPITQELVKRVGKKYTPMISLSDWLRVFDVVWLLAVIFCFVWSLYIITRDEWLHITSRMFSILLAIKSAVTLNSCFFGIAHCKKDRERLTMLSIIFGFFIAFCMSYVSQWWTHILYYRQHVKPIVEWFRVINPSYLYAQTTKFYQNHSALLSIFYGDVGYIKHFLSWNGNCFSYNPFGSLLDNKLYVHNIGLNFVGICKSNAFKRSLRNDVIQKAIGGDYYSLLDYITLASLKVKDLGFMFSVPIGNIEKLPFDLIWTAWNLHEVLTPERCLGYGLAESGYLNATYIDESGMSGEKTENFYIEPCNLMGSMALCIPRDTNIVLNKHNASQLVHIYKSYILQELLSQPPKEKSTPQDDPHDIRDTVDQWIAKRLYTCDTVYGGSDFCKSAVKRTVDLLGKYHTTVSDQMNSNFPKDFIRFCDSYSKHRSVRSIWADEVLYPDNGEETRHGNALTDGNDSSVMDFDITESNLDSKDYRPATTSRIHPNRFILGYWLKDSGISLSSLETANVLAVMARYNRL; this is translated from the coding sequence ATGGATACTGTTTGGTGGAATGAACCCTCTTATGAGAATGTTCTTCGCTTTGCCGTATGCTTTCTTATTGGAACGAGCTCATGCCTTCTTGGTGGTTTTTTAAACTTTGAGTCATACGTTCTTTTACGTTTTGCAGGCTATGGTAACCTTGAGGCACAGGGTCTGTGGTTCTTTGTAAAGCGTGTATACTATGTCGTGTCTATGATAGCATTGTCATTGTTTAACGTAAGGCGTCTAAAACAATGTTCAATATTTCGTTTTTCTGCATCATTATCTGGTGCTTTGTTGCTGCAAACCGTTTACCTGTGCTTCTGTCATGACCCATTTGGTCACCGATGGGTTCTTGCcttcctcttcttctttgTCAGCTTCTACTCTTCCTGTTTGTTTGCAAGTTTTGTAATCCTATGTTTCAACATGGATGAGAAGAGTAAAATAACACTGATGATGCGCcatatgttatattttttgatTGGCACTTGTTTGTCATCGTACCTTCCTCGTCTTCTTTTATCACGTCGTATCGTATCTCGAACGCTTGCTGCAGCACGTTTAGAAGgaatatacacaataaCACGACACTATTCTGCTGTTTGTACGGTTATTGCATTTCTTACTGCTTCAgtaatatcaatattttacCAGACTGAATCCGGTCAGCATTACAATGCACTTTTGGAAATGTCTAATGAAGTTGGTTTCCGTTATTTCTGGGACGTCTCGGTTATAGGAAACACTTTTTTGTGTTCTATAGGTTGGGCTTTGTCGCATGTTTGTGGTTTTGCCATATCGTCATTCATTCTAAGCGTTCCTTTGAGTAGTGGGCTGTGGTTGGTGAATGCGTACTCTCATGTAATCACCGGCATAGTTTGCTTTTGCTTATTCGTATTCTATATTCGCGATCTGTCGTCTGATTCTGATGAGGATTGGGAAACCAACGATACTGGTTTAGCTGAAGGATGTTCACCTAATGACAGAAGTTACCTCACTATGGTCGAAAAGAAACGTTGCTTTGATAATCGAATTGCTAAaatttcatcatcttgtAATTTTCGTCAACCGCAACCGTGGTATTTGTTGCCTCATGGTTTTTGGTCCATTTGGGAGAAAGAGGACAATGACCTGTTTAGCTGTCTTAGTGTCTTGGTAACCGTAGCTCGTTGCGTTGCGTTAACTAGGCCTAGCACTACATCTTCATATGATGAATGCGACTCAGAAGTCAAGAATCCGACAGTCACTAACGATGACATTACCACTGCTAAGCATCACTTATTATCAGCTATAACTTCTTTCACCACCAAGTGCAACATTATTTCTAAGAACCTTGAAGGGGAATTTATAGAGTCATTACCAAAAGAATGTCCAATGAAGGCGCTCCAAAAAAAAATGGATGCCTTTTGCAAAAAGTGCAAGTGCATCAAGTCAACATGGGACAAACACGATTCTGCAGACTGTGTTGATTGTATTTACGCAGTTAATAGTGCAGCTTCAGCGGCGTCAATATTAGCGTCCTTCCATTGTGGCTCTACTGAATCGTCTATCAGCACTGAAGGCGTCACTACGAATGATAAGGTAGCCGAAGTAACACCCACTATGCCCACTGTGACTGTTGCTGCCTCTCCTTCTGGTTCACCTACTCCCATTAAAAATGTGATGCAATTTCCTTCACAAAAAACCCTTTCTCCAGCTATGAAATCGATTGTAGAAGCGATCAAATGCATGGTAGACATCTGCGTTACTAATGTTTCTCCATTGACAGAGGTTATAAACGACTCTGCAGAACTTGATTACAACAAACCAGAGTTCTCTTTATCCGCTGCGGGTGATGTTCTTGACGGATCAATGGTCGTGGTTTTAGTCATGCGCACCCGGTTATGTGCTATCGAGGAGCTCATTTTACTACTAAAGTGTATGGGTGGCTTGGAAAGTACGATCTTAAAGGTGGTGTCAAAGTACTCTACTGATTATGTATGCAACCCATGCAACGTCGATAAGTTAGATCCGAAAGCTGTATGTGGTTGCAGCTGTTTACTGATGTTGTGTAAATGCTACGCGGTACTTCACGAGATACAGTGCAGCGCACCCACAATCATATTACAATTGAGCATTGGCTTCGAAAGTGGAATTATAGGTTTGTCTACCATAAGATGTTTAATACTATTGATATCGTGTTACATCCAAGTAATGAGATCAAGCGTTTCGTCTGACGATGGCAACTGTTTATGTAAAAAGGAGAATAAGACGTGCAACTGTTGCAAATATTCTCATCAGCTATATGAAATTTTATCCCGATGGTATCATGACACAGTGCGATCTAATAATACCGGTGACACTCTCCTAGGAGATGCAATAACACTCCTATCTACTATACTGAGAAACAGTAAAAAATCCACTGCCAAACCTGAAGACTTAACTGCGTTATGGACAAACGTCAATTATAGCTCCGAAAAGTTAGATATGGTAGATCAGTTGTTGAATCGGCCGGTGCCTATTTCAAGGAACTTTAACGCACTATCACAATATATCGAGTCAAATAAGATTAACGTTCCCAACCGTTGTATGTGGTGTTCAAAGAAACACAAGGGAGATGAGTGCAAATGTCTGTACAAACACATCTATGAAAACGGCCTTGTAGATCGATGTACAATGGAGATAGTTAAAGGGGTAAGTAATCTTTTCGGTATAAAGGAAAATGAAAACTTATCTACATGTTTTGACAAAATGTCTAACTGTCTAAAAGACCTGACCGAAAAGTTAGAGAAATTATGTCCAGCAAGCACCACCGGGAAAATAGAATGCATAAATGATATTTGCTCTGAACTGAAAACATTCTTCAGATCATTTTCTGACGTGCAGAAGTCGAATAATAGGAAAGCTTTTTGCAAAGAGCAGAGCGATAATAAAGCGATTCTCGGACTTCTTCTTTATAACTGTACTATTGGTGAATGTCATGGGGAGTCAACCATGAGTACTGGCAAATCGTGCTCGAATCCATGTTGCAAATCATTAGCGTGCATCATCAGCCAGATTACTAAACATATTAATGGCAGCAGTGAGGAAAGTAGTCCCAACCCTGTTCAATGTACTAACGAAGACACTACAGGTTACATGGGGAAATGCATATACAACAAGCCTATTTCTACTCTAATTTCGGAATGTAATTGCTCATTGTCTATGCTCATGAACATGTGCTCAGATGAGAAAGGAAAGGAAACAGATAATAGAAACAGCATTAGTTCCAAACTAAAGTCGCTATGCTGCAAAATAACGGATGTTAAAGAGCAAATGTGTAGTCTAAGAGAATGCCTTAGTTGGTTGAACTGCGAATACAATAATTATTGCATGAAACTTTCAGAAGTCGAAGGAGTTTTAAAAGAACGTTATTCCAAGCAGTGTGAAACCATATGTAAACTGCAGCACTATATGGATGAAAATGGAGAAACTTATAACAAAGCGATTGAAGATATCAAAGATATAGTAAAGCAGATTAGCCAGCTTTCTGCGAAGCATGGCGTGGCCGTCAACTATATTGACggtaatatcgcaaaattaGTTAATGCGATTAATCAGACATGTGACCGCCTCAATAATGTGGATAAAACACTGGCAAAGTGCCTAAGCGGCATGGATGCGGAGAAACGTAGCTTGTTATTACCAATAACACAGGAACTTGTTAAAAGGGTGGGGAAAAAATATACACCCATGATATCGCTAAGCGACTGGCTTCGTGTGTTTGACGTGGTTTGGTTATTAGCcgttatattttgttttgtttGGAGCTTGTACATCATCACGCGTGATGAATGGCTGCATATTACCAGTAGAATGTTTTCAATTCTGCTTGCTATCAAGAGTGCAGTAACGCTAAACAGTTGTTTTTTTGGAATCGCCCACTGCAAAAAGGATCGTGAGCGTCTGACGATGTTGAGTATAATATTTGGCTTTTTTATTGCATTCTGCATGTCATATGTTAGTCAGTGGTGGACGCATATTTTATACTACCGACAACACGTAAAACCCATCGTCGAATGGTTTCGTGTAATTAATCCATCGTATCTGTATGCCCAGACGACGAAGTTTTACCAAAATCATTCGGCTTTATTGTCAATTTTTTATGGTGACGTTGGATACATTAAACACTTCCTTTCATGGAATGGCAACTGTTTTAGCTACAACCCATTCGGATCGCTACTTGATAATAAATTATACGTTCACAACATCGGGTTGAATTTCGTCGGCATTTGTAAATCCAATGCTTTTAAGCGATCTCTACGTAATGATGTAATACAGAAAGCTATTGGGGGTGATTACTATAGTCTATTGGACTACATTACTCTAGCTAGCTTGAAAGTGAAAGACCTTGGTTTCATGTTCAGCGTTCCCATTGGTAACATTGAGAAGTTACCATTTGACCTGATATGGACAGCATGGAATTTACATGAAGTCCTTACACCAGAGCGTTGTTTGGGGTATGGTCTTGCAGAATCGGGATACCTTAACGCTACTTATATTGACGAATCTGGAATGTCAGGTGAAAAGACAGAAAATTTTTATATAGAACCATGTAATCTTATGGGTTCTATGGCCCTATGCATCCCTCGCGACACTAACATAGTCCTTAATAAACACAATGCATCGCAATTGgttcatatatacaagtcCTACATTTTACAGGAACTTCTATCCCAGCCACCCAAGGAAAAATCGACACCGCAAGATGATCCGCATGATATCCGGGATACAGTGGATCAATGGATAGCCAAGAGGTTATATACGTGTGATACTGTTTATGGTGGTAGTGACTTTTGTAAGTCGGCGGTTAAAAGGACTGTCGACCTCCTGGGTAAATACCACACAACGGTTTCCGACCAAATGAATTCGAATTTCCCTAAAGATTTCATTCGTTTCTGTGATTCTTATTCTAAGCACCGAAGTGTACGTTCTATTTGGGCTGACGAAGTGCTGTACCCTGACAACGGCGAGGAAACCCGCCatggcaatgcactaacAGACGGCAATGATTCTAGCGTTATGGATTTTGATATTACGGAATCTAATTTGGATTCCAAAGACTATAGACCTGCAACGACATCACGTATACACCCTAACAGATTCATATTAGGGTATTGGCTCAAGGACTCAGGAATTAGCTTGAGTTCACTAGAGACAGCCAACGTATTGGCAGTAATGGCGCGATACAACAGACTGTAG